TTCTGTCGCCGAAGCGTTGCATCAGGTTCTCGAATGCACTTGTGCGAATCGCACTGAGCAAGTTCAACTTGCCGATGCGGTTGGCTCGGTGCTGGCCGAGGACATTGCGAGCGACGTTGATAGTCCGCCACACGATAAGTCGATCGTCGATGGCTACGCGGTGCGCGGCGAAGATCTTGTCCATGGCCGCGCGGAACTTGCGGTGTTGGAGGAAATCATTGCCGGTGCGATGCCGACGCGCGTCGTCGGGCCTGCCCACTGCTCGCGGATCATGACCGGGGCGCCGCTGCCCAAGGGGGTCGATTCCGTGGTCATGGTCGAGCGCACGCAATTGACGGCGGAGCGCGTCCAGATCGATGACGAGCGGTTTAGGACCGGCCAAAATGTGATGCGTCGAGCGGCATCGCTCCACAAGGGCGAGATTGTGCTTCGCACTGGCGCGGAGATCGGTCTGGCGGAAATCGGCTTATTGGCGGAAGTGGGGCGATCAAGAGTGCAAGTCGTTGGCCAAGTTCAAGTGGCGATCTTGGCTACGGGAAACGAACTGGTTCCGCACGACCAAACGCCCACGGCTGGGCACATTCGCAACTCCAATGGGCCGATGCTGGCAGCCGCCGTTCGGCGTACCGGAGCCATGCCGGTCGATTTGGGCATCGCCCGCGATCGACTCGATGACCTGCGGCAAACGATCGCCGCGGGACTGAAACACGATGTGTTGGTTCTGTCCGGCGGCGTATCGGCCGGCGTACTTGACCTGGTTCCAGCCGTCCTTGCGGAACTGCGCGTACGTCAGGTATTTCATA
The genomic region above belongs to Pirellulales bacterium and contains:
- a CDS encoding molybdopterin molybdotransferase MoeA, whose translation is MLSVAEALHQVLECTCANRTEQVQLADAVGSVLAEDIASDVDSPPHDKSIVDGYAVRGEDLVHGRAELAVLEEIIAGAMPTRVVGPAHCSRIMTGAPLPKGVDSVVMVERTQLTAERVQIDDERFRTGQNVMRRAASLHKGEIVLRTGAEIGLAEIGLLAEVGRSRVQVVGQVQVAILATGNELVPHDQTPTAGHIRNSNGPMLAAAVRRTGAMPVDLGIARDRLDDLRQTIAAGLKHDVLVLSGGVSAGVLDLVPAVLAELRVRQVFHKVRLKPGKPLWFGVVNGESTGQGSGFRVQDSSGTRKAHGGMDEVVIESTGRQPPSVSGTSPVHSSGPILHTSGNRCLVFGLPGNPVSSFVCFELFVKPAIARLAGRPWTPPHPTRLARLSTAFQQHGERTTYHPAMLSRSPEGWLVEPTTWKGSSDLRGFVGANSLAVFPPGDREFAIGETIEALPL